The genomic interval gtaaaaaaaaaattcatttttaaaatctcTTAGGCTCTCCAAAGTTGATGAATCCACcttgcatatatatatacacacatatattatatttgtattatttcaaaaattacgCAGATGGatgtgtattttaattttttttaaatgaaagatGGATACGTGTACTAATAATACAAGGATTTATAACGATGCAAAGAAAAGCATGATGCTATTGAAATGAGAATGACATACCAAGATCACTTCTTACACTGACgtcaaaaaaaattacttcttacacaaataaaatatagttgtaaATCGTAATTTTGTATGGATGCACTAAAACATTCcgttatttgatatttttctatatgtatatataattattaaccCATCCATACTATTGTAGTATGAGTTTAATTGCTAtccaatataaaaaatattatattatcaatatattataattatttataacgatgattttaaatataactttaatacaaataaaatatttgtaataatttaataattgtaattaactacagttaaattatttacattaaaaatatatataaattaaattttaaaaattatttattcgcCGAATTTCACTTCCAAAACAGAGCCTTTTTCTTGTATAAACCATTCTAACCCATTGAGGGTGGAGAATCTAATACCATTATAGAGTACATCTAACATTTTAAACACTATACCTCCTtggtaaaaaattataagtaaaatttattacatataagtcataataaaatataaataattttttttcaatttatttagtGTCGactcttttaaattaaaagtttaatgacagttttagtatttattttttccaatttacaaacttgatttttctattttaaaattgaaaagttttaattttttattttaatttttaaatcaaaaaatatgtgatatattttaaataatatggtatcagatatgatgatgtataatgaTTAACAtctataaaatcacaataaaatctgTAAAacaattaacttttaatttttttatttttttttatctttgtaatttaattaataatatatgaatacttaatacatatattctaaaataatatgttatatcatttaaaatatgtcaaatttttatttttaatttaaaaatcttacttttaaaataaagaccTACTCCATGAatagatgaaaataaaataattaatgctgcaattaaatttaaattaaattttttttgttggtacACTTAATGccaattttttaatacaattaaataaagagaaaatCTTGTTTGAGTATAAATCTTAGTCATAATATTCAAAGAcactaaaaaaaaagtagaagaaaaaataatgaaataatatatattttcaaataattaaatgatatatatactTTTAGTATGTGTCTAAAAGATGAGGaggaaataaagtaataatattaaataggGAGGGTAGAGAGGTGAAATTGAAAGAAATGAAACATTTGTTGTTAGATTCTTGTTAAAAAAGTCACATGTTTAATGATGGCATTAACCAAAAAAGTTATTATGGTTGAATGAAGCGTGTCACTCCTCTTCCTCCCTTACCTATTCCTGTGCTTCTGTCCTAAGCTGAGGTAAGTAAGTTGGGACCTTCTAAACCAAACATTTGTTGGCGACACAAAACTCTTCTCTGTTATATCAGAATACCTCACTCACTTGCGCTCCAACAACATCTTACATCCTACTCTCCCTCTGATTCTGATCCCCTAAATAAACTATaacttaaattcaaaatatgacTCCCCACGGCGGCTCCGGTTGCCGGACGGTGGTGGTCGGAGTCAAAATGGATTCCTCCAGCAATGAGCTTCTCACGTGGGCTTTAGTTAAAGTTGCTCAACCCGGTGATCTCGTTGTTGCTCTGCATGTTCTTGGTACCAATGGTAAgcgatcatttttttttctttttcttgttactGATTTTCGTGAAGATTGATCGGTGAAATTGGGTTTTCTATAGAAATTGTCAACGGAGATGGGAAATCTTCGCTGCTTTCTCTTGTCAAAGCATTTGACTCTGTTCTTGCTGTTTATGAAGGATTCTGCAATTTGAAACAGGTTCAATTTCTAAAGCTCGATATTCAAATTcatttctttcttcaagtttctAAATGCAGagcacaaaatttaaaatttccacCTCTAATTATAATcccaataaaaaagaaatttcagTTACAATATTTCAAGTTTATGAAAAATTGAAACtgtacaattttaattttttatttatttatattttgtaggTGGATCTTAAGCTAAAAATTTGCCGTGGTTCATCGGTGAAGAAAATTTTGGTTAGAGAAGCAGTTGCTTATTCTGCAACTCATGTTATGGTTGGAACTGGCTTTCATAGAATTCGGTCATCTACCACTGTAGCTAAGTATTGTGCTAGAAAGTTATCCAAGGAGTGTTGTGTTCTTGCTGTTAGTAATGGGAAAGTTGTGTTCAAGCGTGACAGCTTGGCATCAACTGTTGCTGATGTACAAGGTTTTGGATTTTacttaattttgatttaatgtGGATCTCATTGTTCATGAACTTGGTTTAATTTGAagttattgattttgtttttttgttaggATTCGATGGTCAACGACGAAATGGTTTGCTTGGTTCAATTCATTGGACATTTGGTAAGAGTTCAAAAGTTCTAAATGCTGATGCTGATGAGGGAAGTAGACGAATTTCGGATCACAGTTTAGCTAAGGTTTTATTGGATGCTAGAGAAAATGTTGGAAATCGGAGTTGCTCGATTTGTGGATCGACGTCGGAATTGCAAGACACTTCTTGTCACCAACTTGAGGAAGGGTCTTCTGGTGTCGGTAGCAATGAGAATTCTTTGGCAATAGTACCTGTACAGACTACTGAATTGAAACCCGGTTGGCCACTACTACACCGTAAGATTTCATCGGATAGACGATTACATGATAAACCGTTCATGCCATGCCACCAGATCTCTGTGGTCCAGTGGGCGATGAGGTTGCCGCGTAGAAATATTTTGTATGGTGTTGATAATGATAAACAACCTAGTATTTGTGATCAGGGTCAGGATCAATCTGTGGCTTTGGATAGTGAAAGTGGTGCTCTCGTTCCAGTAGATTCAGAAATATGGAAAACTTCTTCTTCACCCGAATGCAATACAAAAAGCATTCCTAAAGAATTGGAGAGCCTTCATGTGAAGTACTCGTCAACTTGCAGATTGTTTGAGTACCAAGAACTTGTATTAGCAACATCAAATTTTTTGCCTGGTTTGTTTCCTAGCACTAGTTTGGCTGTGTTCAATTTTAACAAAACCATTTTGTTTTTAACAACATTGTTACAAATATGATTTCAGAAAACTTGATCGGGAAAGGAGGAAGTAGTAAGGTTTATCGAGGCTGCCTTCGTGATGGCAAGGAACTTGCTGTCAAAATCTTAAAGCCTTCTTATGACGTTTTGAAGGAGTTTCTTTTGGAAATAGAAATCATCACTACATTGTATCACAAAAACATTATTTCACTCCTCGGGTTCTGCTTCGAGAATGGCAAACTTCTTCTGGTCTACGATTTCTTGTCAAGAGGAAGCCTTGAAGAAAACATTCATGGTAGACAAATATACCTTGCAACACACACTTTAGTTTTTCTATGTGACCAAATGATTTTTTACTAACTTATTTCTATTCCATGCTAAATTAGGGACTGAGAAAAACCCACGCGAGTTCGGTTGGACTCAGAGATATAAGGTTGCAACAGGTGTTGCCGAGGCTTTGGATTATCTTCATTGTAAAGATGATCGGCCTGTGATCCATCGGGATGTAAAATCATCTAATGTATTACTCTCCGAAGATTTTGAACCCCAGGTATTTATCTTTCGACTGAttgacttttaatattttaaattatttgttttgatcaATCTTTTTGTTGTTCTACTTTGATTTTACTCAGCTCTCAGATTTTGGATTGGCTACGTGGGCATCGACCTCGTCATCAAATATAACATGCACAGATGTTGCTGGAACCTTTGGGTTAGTACTTTGAAATCTAGCATAACTGAGTACCATCCATTCTTATCCGTACAAGCTGCAGAAATTGTATTTAGAATGATCCTCAATCATATATTGCGCTCGTTTATGCAGTTATATGGCTCCTGAATACTTCATGTACGGCAAAGTAAACGATAAGATCGATGTGTATGCATTTGGTGTTGTGCTGCTTGAGCTTCTTTCGGGTCGAAAGCCCATAAGTGGTGATTATCCAAAAGGTCAAGAAAGTATTGTTATGTGGGTACGTACATGGCAGAGATCCTATATTCCTATAATATGATTTCTCCTCATTTACTTCTTATTTCCTAATCATCAGGTATTATTATGgaataaataatagaaaaacaCTTTTGCAGGCAAGTCCACTTCTAAATAGTGGAAAGGTGTCACAATTGTTAGATCCTAGTTTGGGTGATAACTATGATCATGAGGAGATGGAGAGGATGGTCTTAGCAGCCACTCTTTGTATCAAACGTGCTCCAAAAGCTAGACCTCCAATGAGCATTGTAAGTGGTCCACTATCATCTTTATAGCAAATTGAGCACTTGAAATTCTATagcatacttttttttatagacaaatattAGTGGTTAGTTTGTTATGGAGAGGAGTAATTTGTTAGTAGAAGGAATTGAACCCTAGACTTCCTTCTCAATAAATGCTCTTTCAGCGTCCCAACCCATGTCACTGGACTACACCTTCAAGAACATTCTATAGCATACTCATTGACTTTATCTTCTTGTTCGAGCACCATAAAAGTATTCTCATTCTCTCCAGTAGTCCTTTATCTCTTGCAAATCTCATATATTCTATTGGACCACAGGTATCAAAGCTCCTACAAGGCGATACCGATGCAATCAAGTGGGCAAGGTTACAAGTCAATGCCTTGGAAGCACGCGAAATGCTCGACAATGAAGCATCTCCACATAGTAATCTACAGTCACATATTAATCTTGCACTGCTTGATGTGGAGGATGATTCACTCTCCATGTGCAGTGTTATGCAAAGTGTGTCATTAGAAGACTACTTGAGAGGAAGGTGGAGCAGCAGATCATCAAGTTTTGACTGAGGAAACTATTCAAATACAACCATATATTGCTACAAGAAAATCTCTATCCttctaacatttttttatcacaaaaattTGTAGATAAAGTTTTTTATGTGCATGTTCCATAAGCTTTTGGCGTCTTCATGGCTTTTATTAAAGGGGTTTTTTGGATGAGAGGTTGTTTTGTGTGTACCCTCCACCTTACCTTAATAATGAGGAAACTATACCTTGTCAATTTGTTGGGCTAGTTCTCCTTTTTCATTATACTTCAAATGGTGTCTATTTTTGTCACATCAAGTTTTGTAAAAGGATGAACAAGTTGTAATTTAGAACATTAGGATCATGGCTCTTAACCCTAATAATACTACAGCAATCTGCTGCCTTACTATATCTTCACGTGTAATCTCAATCTGTTTCCCTCATCAGCTATGTCTCATGTCTGTATACTACTTTATATGTTCTGTAGAATTGTACAATTATGTAtgttttatatgaaaaataaaaatccttGTTGGCTGAAACATGTTGGCACTAAATTGGGCGAGAAATTGCAATTGGGCCAAATTACAAAACTGTTTGGAAATGCAATTTTTGTACATTGTCCAAAAAAGAAagcaacaaaaatttatatggtttgttaattttgattttgttacATATGACTTCTAGTTGTTGAACAGTGAAAAGAAAGCTAGAAAACTTATGTAATAATGCAATGAGCAAAAAAAGTCTTAATTTCCAAGATTTAACTATAAGCAAATTTTAactaacttgtttttttttttaattaaaaaaaatctagctTTTTAGTGTCATTATTCTTAAAATACTATTCAtaataatgaatatattttttaaaactcataGTAAAGAATGTGCATGGGTAAAATTGGAAAAGCTGTGTCCATGAAAGAAActgttcttttctttttctctctttcttctcTGGCCACAAAACATTTCCCTCAAGTTATTATGTAAGAAATCTTATCCATAGAAGAAATACTGGCCCTTAAAGGCAATCACCACAAAACTAAACCAACTTTACATTCCAAAGCTAACACCAACACAAAATTTTCCATTTAATAATCATGGCCACAAGTTGTTCCTACATGGTTTCTACCAAACTATCCATACTAGGTTGGACAGGAAGAAGAAAAGAAGTAAGAAACAGAACACCATTTTTCATTTCAGCTCAACAACAATCCGATGTTAAAGAAACAGATGGAGTGAAAATAGGAGAAGGGCAAAGAGAACGACCACAAAATCAGGAAATAAATCCAAAAGGAACAAAACCAAGACCAGTTGAACCTCAGGTGAATGTAAAAGACAAAAACATGAGTAGGGAATATGGTGGACAGTGGTTGAGCTGTGCCACACGTCATGTGAGAATCTATGCAGCTTATATTGATCCAGAAACTAGTGCTTTTGATCAGTCTCAGATGGATAAGCTCACTCTTATTCTTGATCCTACTGATGAGTTTGTTTGGAATCCTGACACTTGTAACTTGGTTTATTCTTACTTCCAGGAGCTTGTGGATCACTACGAGGTAGTTTCCTTGAAAACAATCAAATATACAATAGTTTTGTTTGTCTTACAATTAGAACATGTCACTATTCGGTTCAAGTACAAGTGGTTTAGTCACACATCGACTAAAATTGTGgtgaatattaaatatataacagtggtGACTCatataaatatacttaaatGAAAATCATCGTTGATAGTGAAATTTGCTTCTAAAAATGCCCCCGGTTAGAGACATCAATAATATAGaggaattttataattttataattttaatatttgtaattagTTGTTAATCCAAAAATgcattatattttagttatgtgCTAGTTTTGAGGCAATTAACATAAGAATAGTATCATGATCTGGCTTATTCCAATTTGTGTTAATTCTGCTACAAGCTATTTCTGTATGGTGAAATATTAACTAACCtcttttttatgattaaaaacaGGGTGCTCCATTGAACGAATACACACTTCGCCTGATTGGTTCGGACATTGAGCACTATATAAGAAAGTTGTTATACGATGGGGCAGTCAAGTATAATATGAATGCAAGAGTTCTGAATTTCAGCATGGGGAAACCACGGATCCtcttcaacaatgatatccaaCCTGAAGATGCTACTACTACTTGACAAATCATTTTTCAAACACACTTAAGAAAAGTTAATATAGTGACGAGTTctttaatttgtatattataaaaaactCTTGTCTAAGATTAGATGTTTTTTGGGTTGACCAAAACCAATGTAAAACTAAATATCATTACAGCACAGAGAATTGTTTTAGCTGTTGTTATgtgaaaaatttatgttttgataTGTCCTACTTTGAAATAGTGGTTAATGATTGTCTTCCTATTATTATATTCCTTTCTTATTTCATAGTTGATCATATTAGAAAAGAATTGCATTTCATTCTTTAGCTAAATTTACTTTACATTCTAATAACGTTATTGCTTTTTCTATTATAATCAACGTACTTGTTTAGTCAAAGTATTTATtgtcaaacaaaaagaaaacatattttttatgtaaatttgatttgagtgagggttaaaaatcataatgagTAGGTCAATTCTCAATAGGTTGCTTTAGAGTTAACTCAActaaaaataagtaatttttagATATGAGAGGTTCATAGGTCAACTTCTAGCAAttatgaaaataggaaataagttaaaaataaaataaagatatgatcAGTTTTTTGACAACGACAATCTTTTTGTTACAagatataatgataatttactaatgttgttaattattatatattttttaagaatgttgctttatttaaaaaaaaaaaaagtaacactAATAACTATTTTGTGATTATTTTTAAGAGAATTTAAACTTTTGAAGTTACAAAGGGAATAAGAATGTTGTTATTTATCATAATTTGTTTTAATCAATtgctttaaattattaaaaatattttagtaatatttaatGAGTCATGAATTCAATACCTAATTTTTAGTTTAAGTCAATTTttaactatattattattattattttatagtttttgactaaattatttaatttaactatgTTTGACTAAATTTAATCAATGTGTCGAATGtataaatcataaattaaacATGAGGATTGATCTTAATTTCAATGTTTTTATCGaaaagaatattaattttaaaattcgaaTCAGTTCAAGTATCGGATAAAAAAATTACGACAAGTAAAAGATAATTAATCGTGGTGgttaatttgttgttgtgtgcggGTGCCACGCGCGGGGTGTGGGTCGAGTTTACAAAGTGAAAGGTGAACCGCGGGTTCAGCTGAGATTGAGATTGAGATTGAGACGCAGTTGAACTGAAACTGAATTAAGAAGTTGAAACTTATTACTTtacattcatttatttataagattAAGCTTAATAAATAATCAGATCCACATAATTACCACCACGCCACCTTTAATAACATTTCACAGTCACCACCTTCTACTCTCACTCTCCTTTTCCAATTCCATGGCTTCTTCCCTCGGCGACAATTCCAACCTTCTCTCTCCGAAGCAGGTTCTTTtcccctctctctctctctaaactTTTCATATTTCAATAAGTTATTCTGTTTCTGATGCTAATTATTGTTCCTCGAATCAGCATGAGTTGGTGAAGATGTTATTAGATAACGGCCAAGACCACCTGTTTCGCGATTGGCCGGGCCCTGGCGTCGACGACGACGAGAAGAAAGCGTTCTTCGATCAGGTTTGCTTTCGTCCATTCAATTTCCCACTTATAGATCTGTTTTTTCCATATGTCTCTCTAAACGACATTGCGTTTTGGTTAGCTTGTTCTACTCGATTCGAGTTACCCTGGTGGTTTGGAAGCATACATCAATAACGCTAGAAAACTCTTGGCTGATTCCAAAGCCGGAAATAATCCCTTTGATGGCTTCACACCTTCCGTAAGTCACAATTAACTCCATATGATTTTTTTGTCATATTCATTTGCTTGTTTCTTTGTTcctctttattatattttcaacattgtgttttttatttgtatgtataacagtttgttcaaattttgataTGCAAAAGTGCTATAGTGCCACTATAGCCTCTATTGACAACTTTTTGTACTAACTAGTGTATTGTGAAACAATagtggtttgttcaaattcaaCTGCGTTATAGTAGAAGCTATTGAACAACACtctgaatttgaattttttgtatgTACATGTCCATGGAATGGAATAATATGTAAGACTGTTTAGTAATGATTTTGAAGGTTCCAACTGGTGAGACCTTGACATTTGGGGAtgaaaatttcatcaaatttgagGAAACAGGTGTGCGTGAAGCTCGGAGAGCTGCATTTGTTCTTGTTGCTGGCGGTCTTGGGGAGCGTCTAGGATACAATGGGATTAAGGTACaccttcatttatttttttgctCTTTCATTCTCTGTGACGATGACatctagtatatatatacatagaGGTTCCTGAAAATCACTTTGTCCCTAAATACACACTTTTGGGTTGGAAGGACCAAGGTTGTTGCTGTTTCGTCAAAATCAATCGACATCTAATTTATGGTGTTTGGTGATCATTGTGAGCTTATCAACTTGAATTCTGGAGTACTAtgaaaaccaaaaatttcaagtAGTTGTATAGCTTAAACTATATTATTGAGGGGGCCAAATTATATGCTAAACACATTAGGAACTTTGTGTGTGGATcttcattaaatgaagattgtGACAAGGAATCTAATTCCCAAACACGTTGACAAATTTGTCACTACATTATAGAAGAAGCCATGTGTTTAGACTAAGATGACTCTGTTAATCAATCCAATATCTAGATGTATGGTAGACTCATCCTGAATACATTTCAATTTCTTGACGAGGGGTACCCTCTTATCTGCCACTATGAATCTTATTATGTCTTTTAGTCTCTCTCCTTTTGAATTGGAGGGTTTAATTctcatataaataatttttcaaaagaatttgaaTAACTTAGCACAACAAAGCTCTGCTGTTGGTTAGAAGGATTCCTAGTTTTAACACTAATATGGTAATATATCGACTGATGCTTTTTCACAGCTTTACCTCTATTTCTGATACCTTATAAAAGGCTTTTTGTGCCGTGTTTGCATGTGGACAATTCGAGCATGAGAAGGGTTTCATTGCCAACTCTTAATGGTAACTTCTGCTCTTCTTCTCTCAGGTTGCTCTTCCGGCAGAAACAACTACTGGAACACGTTTCTTGCAACATTACATTGAATCCATATTGGCCCTTCAAGAAGCAAGCTCGGAAGGTCAGTATTAATTTCCTTTTCTATATAGAGTCATATTTATCCATCTGATTTTGTTACATATGTGGTAAAACAAAAGACTTAGAGAAACTTGTGTAGACGGTAGGGACAGCCCAACACGTTACGAGGCCTAATGCGAAACTAGCAGACGAGACCTTctcaaagttaataaataaattattaatattttatttaaaatctatCTTTTGCAAaatcatttatcaaattattgtaATCGATTTCGTTTAACAATTCTTTTTCAGCCGATTATAAAGCTAATCCATTTAATTTTTCTTGTGAAATGGTTGATATTAGATAAGGAATTAGGAAGTAGAGTCAAagtgaaaaaataattgttttgtcGTGTTGGTAACAAAATTTCTGATGAAAATttcaatatgatattttaaaaaaccttTTTAGTGAAAAACAATGTCTTTAATGTCATAAAATGCTTCCAATGGTACGTCATAAATAGATGCATTTAAATAGGTGTGccattttatgattttgattgAGTAGTAGTATAATCAAGATAgctatcaattaaaataatgattatgCAAAAATTGGGAATTAAAATTTTGTGGAGTATATTATTGGGCCTCTTGACGGTATAAAAACTAgagtaataaattatattttggtgAGAAATTTTTTATGCATTATGTAACAACATTCTTGGAATGACACGTAATCTTTCCCTCCTAAAATGGGTTGTAACAATTGACTGCTACAGAAAATATAGGAATTTGAGCAAAATGCTTTTTTACTTCTGATAAAATGCCTTGCAAAAATTATTTTCCACACCAGGGAAAGAAAAAATACTTTGTGGTTACGAATatcaaatatgatatttattaactataatattaataattcaaagtATTTTCTAGTAATGGGTGTGTTTTCAACTTTCAGGTGAAAGCGAAACACAGATTCCTTTTGTTATTATGACCTCTGATGACACCCATGGGCGTACCTTAGAgctattaaaatcaaattcttaCTTTGGCATGCATCCCACACAAGTAACACTCTTAAAGCAGGTATGTCTTTTAATGTATTGTAGAAAATTTAATCTggctttaaattattttttttaattattaaatttgtacATGATTCAGGAAAAAGTTGCATGCTTAGAAGATAATGATGCTAGGCTTGCATTGGATCCACAAAACAGATACAGAATTCAGGTATTATTGGATACAGTTATGATTGTAGTGATTTAACAAAAGGCAGAGATAGAAATGTGCTCTACAACTATTAACCTCATATTGGATTTTCACGCAAAGTGCATTCTATTAACTTTATCTCTCTGGGCAGACAAAACCTCATGGACATGGTGATGTGCATTCACTTCTTCATTCCAGCGGTATTCTGAAAGTATGGTATGAAAACAGTTTATTGATCCTTAAGACCTGTTTATAtgtcttcattttcatttttatgatatatatagACATTGGATAGAACTGTTCAATACATATTTAAGTGATTTAAGAATGTTCTGAATATATTTTAGCACCAAAAAAAGATTATGTAAAAACTTTAAATATCGGCTGCAATTCTATAAATTGATGGGCTTGTACTCTAAAAACCTAACAAATAAGTAGAGCAAATGGCTCTTTCTATTTTGTTGATATACTTTGATCATAAATTTGATATAATGAACCTATACTTGTTAGGCATAATGCTGGGTTGAAATGGGTTCTCTTTTTCCAAGATACAAATGGACTTCTGTTCAAGGTTAGTTGCTTTAGCATTTCATACTTCCAACTAATCCTCTCTGATTTGCTCATTGGTATATTTTAAGTATTCATTTTGTGGATACAGGCAATTCCATCAGCACTTGGTGTCAGTTCTACCAAACAGTACCATGTCAATTCTCTTGCAGTACCTCGGAAAGCAAAAGAAGCTATTGGTGGAATTACCAGGCTCACCCACTCTGATGGTAAGTTGAATGTTTCATTTCTCGTacacaaagaaaatattgctGATTATGGATTCACATATGTTACATTATAATGTAGGTTAGAATAATCAACTTGCTTTTGGTGTGTTGTAGTGGATAGAACTTCTTTCTTACCTGTAAAGTGGTTTGAAACTGAAAATTGTGAATATGTTATAGTTTGCCGTAATTAATGGGGAGATGACAGATAGACAATTATTATTTGTGGAAACACAAGTGGTTTTAATGTTGAACTTATCCACTGATATTGATTCCAAGCAGATCAAGTAAActgcaaaattaaataatcttATCTTGAAATCAGATGTAATGCAAAGGTGACAAGTGAGTATTTATTTCATAACGCATAGGTATAATGCTGAAACAATTGTTATGCTgatcttcaaaatatttacttgtgTTGGGAAAAACAGACATAGAGAAATTT from Cicer arietinum cultivar CDC Frontier isolate Library 1 chromosome 5, Cicar.CDCFrontier_v2.0, whole genome shotgun sequence carries:
- the LOC101504823 gene encoding NAD(P)H-quinone oxidoreductase subunit M, chloroplastic — its product is MATSCSYMVSTKLSILGWTGRRKEVRNRTPFFISAQQQSDVKETDGVKIGEGQRERPQNQEINPKGTKPRPVEPQVNVKDKNMSREYGGQWLSCATRHVRIYAAYIDPETSAFDQSQMDKLTLILDPTDEFVWNPDTCNLVYSYFQELVDHYEGAPLNEYTLRLIGSDIEHYIRKLLYDGAVKYNMNARVLNFSMGKPRILFNNDIQPEDATTT
- the LOC101504509 gene encoding protein kinase STUNTED, yielding MTPHGGSGCRTVVVGVKMDSSSNELLTWALVKVAQPGDLVVALHVLGTNEIVNGDGKSSLLSLVKAFDSVLAVYEGFCNLKQVDLKLKICRGSSVKKILVREAVAYSATHVMVGTGFHRIRSSTTVAKYCARKLSKECCVLAVSNGKVVFKRDSLASTVADVQGFDGQRRNGLLGSIHWTFGKSSKVLNADADEGSRRISDHSLAKVLLDARENVGNRSCSICGSTSELQDTSCHQLEEGSSGVGSNENSLAIVPVQTTELKPGWPLLHRKISSDRRLHDKPFMPCHQISVVQWAMRLPRRNILYGVDNDKQPSICDQGQDQSVALDSESGALVPVDSEIWKTSSSPECNTKSIPKELESLHVKYSSTCRLFEYQELVLATSNFLPENLIGKGGSSKVYRGCLRDGKELAVKILKPSYDVLKEFLLEIEIITTLYHKNIISLLGFCFENGKLLLVYDFLSRGSLEENIHGTEKNPREFGWTQRYKVATGVAEALDYLHCKDDRPVIHRDVKSSNVLLSEDFEPQLSDFGLATWASTSSSNITCTDVAGTFGYMAPEYFMYGKVNDKIDVYAFGVVLLELLSGRKPISGDYPKGQESIVMWASPLLNSGKVSQLLDPSLGDNYDHEEMERMVLAATLCIKRAPKARPPMSIVSKLLQGDTDAIKWARLQVNALEAREMLDNEASPHSNLQSHINLALLDVEDDSLSMCSVMQSVSLEDYLRGRWSSRSSSFD
- the LOC101505137 gene encoding UDP-sugar pyrophospharylase translates to MASSLGDNSNLLSPKQHELVKMLLDNGQDHLFRDWPGPGVDDDEKKAFFDQLVLLDSSYPGGLEAYINNARKLLADSKAGNNPFDGFTPSVPTGETLTFGDENFIKFEETGVREARRAAFVLVAGGLGERLGYNGIKVALPAETTTGTRFLQHYIESILALQEASSEGESETQIPFVIMTSDDTHGRTLELLKSNSYFGMHPTQVTLLKQEKVACLEDNDARLALDPQNRYRIQTKPHGHGDVHSLLHSSGILKVWHNAGLKWVLFFQDTNGLLFKAIPSALGVSSTKQYHVNSLAVPRKAKEAIGGITRLTHSDGRSMVINVEYNQLDPLLRASGYPDGDVNSETGYSPFPGNINQLILELGPYIEELAKTGGAIQEFVNPKYKDASKTSFKSSTRLECMMQDYPKTLPPSARVGFTVMETWFAYAPVKNNAEDAAKVPKGNPYHSATSGEMAIYRANSLILKKAGFQVADPVLQAFNGQEVEVWPRITWKPKWGLTFSLIKSKVSGNCSISQRSTLAIKGKKIFIENLSVDGALIIDAVDDTEVTVGGSVQNNGWTLEPVDFKDASEPEVLRIRGFKFNKVEQVEAKYSEPGKFHFKA